Proteins from a genomic interval of Anas platyrhynchos isolate ZD024472 breed Pekin duck chromosome 4, IASCAAS_PekinDuck_T2T, whole genome shotgun sequence:
- the MTNR1A gene encoding melatonin receptor type 1A, with translation MGLSVIGSIFNITGIAINRYCYICHSLRYDKLYSDKNSLCYVVLIWILTVVAIVPNLFVGSLQYDPRIYSCTFAQSVSSAYTIAVVFFHFLLPMAIVTFCYLRIWILVIQVRRRVKPDNNPRLKPHDFRNFLTMFVVFVLFAVCWAPLNFIGLAVAVNPETVIPRIPEWLFVSSYYMAYFNSCLNAIIYGLLNQNFRREYKRIIVSFCTAKVFFQDSSNDAADRVKSKPSPLLTNNNQVKVDSV, from the coding sequence ATGGGCCTAAGTGTCATTGGATCAATTTTCAATATTACCGGCATCGCTATCAATCGATACTGCTATATCTGCCACAGCCTCAGATATGACAAGCTGTACAGCGACAAGAATTCTTTGTGCTACGTTGTTCTTATCTGGATCCTAACAGTTGTTGCTATCGTGCCCAACCTGTTTGTGGGATCTCTCCAGTATGACCCCAGGATTTACTCGTGCACGTTCGCACAGTCGGTGAGCTCTGCATATACAATAGCAGTCGTGTTTTTCCACTTCCTGCTTCCCATGGCCATAGTTACTTTCTGTTACTTGAGAATATGGATCCTTGTTATTCAGGTGAGACGAAGGGTTAAACCGGACAACAACCCCAGACTGAAACCACATGACTTCAGAAACTTTCTAACCATGTTTGTGGTATTTGTACTGTTTGCAGTCTGCTGGGCTCCCTTGAACTTTATAGGCCTTGCTGTGGCAGTCAACCCAGAAACTGTAATCCCTAGGATTCCAGAGTGGTTGTTCGTGTCAAGCTATTATATGGCATACTTCAACAGCTGCCTTAATGCTATCATATATGGACTCCTGAATCAGAACTTCAGAAGAGAATACAAGAGAATTATTGTCAGTTTTTGTACAGCAAAAGTTTTTTTCCAGGACAGTTCTAATGATGCAGCAGACAGGGTCAAAAGTAAACCTTCTCCGCTGCTTACAAACAACAATCAAGTGAAGGTGGACTCTGTGTGA